Proteins from a single region of Lelliottia sp. JS-SCA-14:
- the xapA gene encoding xanthosine phosphorylase, which produces MSHSIINDTPYEAVEILRKAKPGFKPRIAFILGSGLGVLADKLDNKTVISYEKLPGFPVSTVIGHAGEVVMGSLHGVDLICMKGRGHFYEGVGMGIMTHAVRTFKLLGCEFMFCTNAAGSLNPNIPAGSLVALNDHINTMPSTPLVGPNDDRFGPRFFSLANAYDKELREKLHHTAGDLNITLHEGVFVSYPGPNFETAAEIRMMQNMGGDVVGMSVVPEVIVARHCGLKVLAVSAITNMAEGLSDVELSHEQTLKCAAMVTDDFIRLISQFVKNCR; this is translated from the coding sequence ATGTCTCATTCCATCATCAATGACACCCCATACGAAGCCGTTGAAATCCTGCGTAAAGCCAAACCCGGCTTTAAACCGCGCATCGCGTTTATCCTCGGCTCCGGCCTCGGCGTGCTGGCGGATAAGCTCGACAACAAAACCGTCATCTCTTACGAAAAACTGCCGGGTTTCCCGGTCAGCACCGTGATTGGGCATGCGGGCGAAGTGGTGATGGGCTCCCTGCACGGCGTGGACCTCATCTGCATGAAGGGGCGCGGGCATTTCTACGAGGGCGTCGGGATGGGCATCATGACCCACGCGGTGCGCACCTTTAAGCTGCTCGGCTGCGAATTTATGTTCTGCACCAACGCCGCCGGTTCGCTCAACCCGAACATCCCGGCGGGCAGCCTGGTGGCGCTGAATGATCACATCAACACCATGCCGTCCACGCCGCTGGTCGGACCGAACGACGACCGTTTTGGCCCGCGCTTCTTTAGCCTTGCCAATGCCTACGACAAAGAGCTGCGCGAAAAACTGCACCACACCGCGGGCGATCTGAACATCACTCTGCACGAAGGCGTATTCGTCTCCTACCCTGGCCCGAACTTCGAAACGGCGGCGGAAATCCGCATGATGCAGAACATGGGCGGCGACGTGGTCGGCATGTCGGTGGTGCCGGAAGTGATCGTCGCGCGCCACTGCGGCCTGAAAGTGCTGGCGGTCTCGGCTATCACCAACATGGCGGAAGGCCTGAGCGACGTGGAGCTCTCCCACGAACAAACCCTGAAATGCGCGGCGATGGTCACCGACGATTTTATTCGCCTGATTAGCCAGTTCGTGAAGAACTGCCGCTAA
- the tsgA gene encoding MFS transporter TsgA, which yields MSENYSRGSLNAISYLSYYFVGALVSTLGIVLGPLCAAFNKDPSFIGQVFTLMNIGMFVPIMLGGILMKKWGLQKPLVIAAALTILISALLFATPTLTMFSVAVAIIGACGGIFMTIGSYLVVRINPDEKSRSSSLIFTDFFFSLAGATLSFLLAWLFKMGASWIAMYGIMGGLGVLMLILTLRSRYPSTVAAEPEHQEASSNEPWGRSVWLLCGALFLFLLAEPIFTMWTPGYLQWRFQMLPEQAALYTTVYWVAKATGLFLNQFTVKWMKLRTFLLICTAVGLVAIALISNSANTTLILIACGAFGFFNSGLFSGLMSYGSLQVSRSSPTLISALLTCGTVGTLLFATVSSLVNSRYGLHGAVNASTCAYALLMVTLLAAIACSRAERLHHGEAVAV from the coding sequence ATGTCAGAAAACTACTCTCGCGGCAGTCTGAATGCGATTTCCTATCTGAGCTATTACTTCGTCGGCGCGCTGGTCTCGACGCTGGGGATTGTCCTCGGCCCGCTGTGCGCCGCGTTCAATAAGGATCCGAGCTTTATCGGCCAGGTGTTTACCCTGATGAACATCGGCATGTTCGTGCCGATCATGCTCGGTGGGATCCTGATGAAAAAATGGGGTCTGCAAAAGCCGCTGGTGATCGCCGCCGCGCTGACGATCCTCATCAGCGCCCTGCTGTTCGCCACCCCGACGCTGACCATGTTCAGCGTAGCGGTCGCCATCATCGGCGCCTGCGGCGGGATTTTTATGACCATCGGCAGCTACCTGGTGGTGCGTATTAATCCGGACGAAAAGAGCCGCTCATCGAGCCTGATTTTCACCGATTTCTTCTTCAGCCTGGCGGGCGCGACGCTCTCCTTCCTGCTGGCGTGGCTATTCAAAATGGGCGCGAGCTGGATTGCCATGTACGGCATCATGGGCGGGCTGGGCGTGCTGATGCTGATCCTCACATTGCGCAGCCGTTACCCATCCACCGTGGCGGCAGAGCCTGAACATCAGGAAGCTTCCAGCAACGAGCCATGGGGCCGTTCCGTATGGCTGCTGTGCGGCGCGCTGTTCCTGTTCCTGCTGGCAGAGCCGATCTTCACCATGTGGACGCCGGGCTATCTGCAGTGGCGTTTCCAGATGCTGCCAGAACAGGCGGCGCTGTACACCACCGTCTACTGGGTGGCGAAGGCGACCGGGCTGTTCCTCAACCAGTTCACCGTCAAATGGATGAAACTGCGCACCTTCCTGCTGATCTGCACCGCCGTTGGTCTGGTCGCCATCGCACTTATCAGCAACAGCGCCAACACCACGCTGATCCTGATTGCCTGCGGCGCGTTCGGCTTCTTTAACTCCGGTCTGTTCTCCGGCCTGATGAGCTACGGGTCATTGCAGGTGAGCCGCAGTTCACCGACGCTGATCTCCGCCCTGCTCACCTGCGGCACCGTCGGCACGCTGCTGTTCGCGACGGTCTCCTCGCTGGTCAATAGCCGCTACGGCCTGCACGGGGCGGTGAATGCCTCGACCTGCGCCTACGCGCTGCTGATGGTGACATTGCTGGCGGCCATCGCCTGCAGCCGAGCCGAACGCCTGCATCATGGCGAGGCGGTCGCGGTTTGA